In Pseudomonas oryzihabitans, the DNA window CAGCGGATGGCCTGGCGGCTGGCCTTCGCCACGGCGCTGGCCGGCCTGCTGGTGCTGCTGCACTACAGCCTGGCGGCGGGCCTTTTGCCGACGCTCAAGGCCTTTGCCCGGCGCTTTCTCGCCCGCAGTCCGAACAATGCCCACCTGACCGACTTCTTCGCCGGCTATGGGCTGTCGTTCGGGCTGTTCCTGGCGGCAGTGGCCATCGCCCTGGGCGTGCTGGTGTGGAAACGGCGCACGCTGAACTGGCCGCGCAGCACGGCTCTGCTGCTGGCCGCCGCCAGTCTGCCGCTGCTGGAAAACCTGCTGCTGCTGCAGCACGCCACCCAGTTTTCCTTCGACCGTCTCAAGTTCATCTTTCCCGCCGCGCTGGTGCTCGGCCTGGCCTTCATCGCCCTGAAAACCCCCGGGCGCGCTCTGCTTGCCGTCTTGCTGGTGGCAGCCGCGCTGCAGAACGGCCAGACCTATCGCCAGGATATCGCCGGCTACGCCGGCTGGCGCGTCATCGACCAGCAGAACCAGGCCCTGGTGGGGCTGGTGAAGGGCCAGGTCGCGCTGGACTGCACCCTCATCTCCACCGACATGACGGTGCGCGGCTACGCCAACCTGCTGTTCCACCGCAGCATCCACGAATTGCAGCGCCAGCCACTGGACTACCACCGCGAGTCGGGGGCCTGTGGCGGGCTCTATCTGGAAGGCCGGGATTTCCGCGTCGACCTGCCTGAATACACCCGCGCCCGCCTGAGTCTGGCGGACGGCCGCCAGCTGACCTACACCAAGGTCGAGGGTGACTGGCGCCTGCAATGAACGCCTTATCCATGAACACGCTGCGAGGAAACCGGGCATGCCGGGTACGCTGATCAATCGACTGAGTTTTCTGGCCCTGGGTGGCCTGATGGTCCTGCAGTTCGGCGTTTTCGAACAGAGCCCGACCAATCCGGTGGGCATCCGCTACGTGGGCGAGTTGTACCTGGCGATCTGCCTGGGTTTCTTCGTGCTCTTCACCCTAAGCACCTGGCAGCGACCGCAGCGTGACTATCAGCTGCTGATGGGCTTCTGCCTGTTTTCCACGGCGGTGTTCGTTGGCCTGCCGGCGCTGTTCGCCCAGCTGTTCTGGGGCCAGCCGCTGGTCTATGGCCTCATCGAGGAGCGGCGGGTGCTCTACTGCTTCAGCGCCTTTCTGGTGCTCTATCTGGCCAAGCGCCTGAATGCCCCCCAGTTCGAAAACCTGATCATCCTGGTCGGGCTGCTTTCGGCACTGCTGTGCTGGCTGTCCTACTTCAAGATGCTGCCCGACCTGCGCGACGAGGTGAAGGACCTCAGCCGCCCCGGGCGCGCGTCCACGGGCGCGGGGGCCATCTTCTTCGGCTATTTCATCTGCATCTACTTCGCCGGTCGCGGGCGCTCCTTCATCGACGGCCAGCTGCGCCCCAAGCTGCGTCACGGCATGCTGGCGCTGTTCTTTCTGGCGACCATCGTGGTGGTGCTGCAGACCCGCCAGCTGATCGTGGTCTGCCTGGTGTTCACCATCCTCGCCCTGCGCGCGCGGCTGGTGGGACCGGCGCTGTTCGGCGCCATCATCGTGGCGCCGCTGATCCTCTATCCTCACCTCCTGGAAACCCTCGGCTTCAACCTGGATTTCTATGCGCGCTCGGTGCAGGAAGGGCCAACCGACAACGTTCGGGAAAACACCATTTCCCAGATCATCAACCACCTGCAGCTGTACAACGGCTTGCCCAGCGGCAGCCTGAGCCTGATGTGGAACGACGGCTTCAAGCCGATCTTCGGCGACTACTTCTTCCTCTCCGACGTCGGCATCTTCGGCACCGTGTTCCGCTTCGGCTTCCTGTCCGTCCTGGTCATTCCCATTGGCCTGGCGGTCCATTACCTGGTCGCGCGCAAGCTGAGCCGGGACCTGGAATTCACCCTGGCGGTGTTCCTCGCCTTCATGACCATCTGGCCGCTGCAGGGCCTGTTCGAATACCAGGGCACCGCCGCCTTGCTCTTCGTCATGCAGGCGCTCAAGACCTATCACGGCGCGCCCCAGGTAGGGAGGGTGAGTCTGCAGGAGCGACCGGCTGCCCTGCCGTCCGGTCACCAGCCCTTGCCGGTCTAGCGGTCCGTTCTAGCAGCCGGTCAGCCGCTCGACGCGACGCTCGCCGGGAAAGAAGAAGGGACGCAGGCGCACGCCCAGGCTGTTGCCGGCGAAGGCCGCCACCAGCCACAGCCAGCCGTGCAGGCTGCCCGAGGCGATGCCGCTGAAGTAGGCGCCGATGTTGCAGCCGTAGGCCAGGCGTGCGCCGTAGCCCAGCAGCAGGCCGCCGAGCACCGCCGCGATCAGCGACCGCGCGGGAATGCGCAGGCTGGGGGCGAAGCGACCGGCCAGGCCGGCGGCGGCCAAGGCACCCAGCATGATGCCGAGGTTCATCACGCTGGTGATGTCGAACCAGAACGGCTCGGCCAGCGCCCGGGCATTCGCCGGTTGCTGCCAGAAGGCCCAGCCGGACACGTCCAGGCCGAGCAGCCCGGCGCCCTTGGCGCCCCAGAGCGCGAAAGCCGAAGTGACGCCCCAGGGGCGACCGGCCAGGGCCAGGGTGATGAAGTTGAGCACGGCCAGGGCGATGGCGCCCCAGACCAGCGGCCAGCTGCCGCGCAGCAGGCGCGCCGCGCCCTGATGTTCGCCGGGGACCGTGACTTCCAGGCTGCCGTGACGACGGCGCTCCAGCACCACCGTGGTCCAGGCGATCAACGCGAACAGCGCCAGGCTGACCAAGATACCGGGCAGCACGCCCAGGCTGGTCACCAGGGAGGTCGGCGGCAGGCTGGGCAGGGCGAACCACCAGCCCAGGTGGTGGGTGGCGACGAGCGAACCGATGACGAAGAACAGCAGGGTCACCAGCATCCGCGCATTGCCGCCGCCGGCGGTGAACAGGGTGCCGGAGGCGCAGCCACCGCCCAGTTGCATGCCGATGCCGAACAGGAAGGCGCCAACCACCACCGAGGTGGACAGCGGCGAGACGTTGCCACGGACCGCCTCGCCGAAAAGGCTGCCAGCGCCCAGGGCGGGAAAGAACAGCAATACGGCCAGGGCCAGCATCACCATCTGGGCACGCAGGCCGGCGCCGCGGCGGTCACGGATGAAAACTCGCCAGGCCGAGGTGAAGCCAAAGGCAGCGTGATAAAGGGTAAGGCCCAGCGCGCCGCCCAAGAGCAGCAAGAGTGCCTGGCGGCTACCTGCGGCCTGTCCGACGAAGACCATGCTCAGGGCGAGCAGGAGCGCGGCCCAGAGAGCGGCCCAGGGCAGGCGCGGGGAGGAAAGCGTGGAGGTCTGCTGCATCATGGTTCCAGTAGGTTCGAACTAAAGTCCGACAATTTTAGTAGGACTTGTCAGGGAATCCCAGCGGACAGACGCGGCTGCTTGAATGAAAGTGTTACATGTATATAACCAGTGGTTATAAGTCTTCTAGCTCAGCCTTTTGGCGTGGAGCGTGGTCAAAGCGGCCAAAGAAATCTCTTGGAGCTGCCGTGTCATCCGCCCTCGTCTTGCCTGCCATCGTTCTGCCCACCTGGTCGCGGCTGCGCGGCTGGACCGCCCTCGCTGGTGCACTGGTACTGGCCGGTTGCAGCCTGACGCCCACTTCCCAGGGGCCCACCCGCTCGCCAGCCGAGGTGCGGGCCGAGCTCTTGCGCCTGCTGCCCGCCAACGTGTCTGATCGGCAGGGCTGGGCGAGCGACATCCAGACCGCCTTCAGCGCCCAGGAGCTCGATCCCTCGACGGACAACCTCTGCGCCGTGCTGGCCGTGGCAGAGCAGGAGTCCACCTACCAGGTCGATCCTCCGGTGCCGGGGCTGGGGCGGATCGCCCGCGAGGAGATTGATCGGCGCGCGGCGCGGGCCTATGTGCCTCAGCTGCTGGTGCGCACGGCGCTCAATCTCCAGTCGCCCAGCGGCAAGACCTATGCCCAGCGCCTGGACGGTGCCCGTACCGAGCGCGAACTGAGTCTGATCTTCGAGGACTTCATCGCCATGGTGCCTCTGGGTAGCCAGCTGTTCGGACGCTTCAATCCGGTGCGCACCGGCGGCCCCATGCAGGTCAGCATCGACTTCGCCGAGGCCCATGCCCGCGACTATCCCTATGACCGCGAGGGCTCCATTCGCCACGAGGTGTTCAGCCGACGTGGTGGCCTCTATTTCGGCACCGCGCATCTGCTCGGTTATCCGGCGGACTATCCCACCCCGCTGTATCGCTTCGCCGATTTCAACGCCGGCTGGTATGCCAGTCGCAACGCCGCCTTCCAGAGTGCGGTGAGCCGAGCTTCAGGGGTGAAGCTGGCGCTGGATGGTGATCTGGTGGTGCCCGGGTCGCGGACCCAGGGCGAGACCGAGCGCGCGGTGAATCGCCTGGCCCCGGCACTGGGAATGAGCGACATCGCCATCCGCCACGATCTGGAAGCGGGCAATTCGGAAGACTTCGCCAAGACCGATCTCTATGCCAAGGTCTATGCCCTGGCGGAGCGCAAGGCCGGCCGCAGCCTGCCGCGTGCCGTCCTGCCGGGCATCACCCTGGAGAGCCCCAAGATTACCCGCACCCTGACCACCGCCTGGTTCGCCCAGCGGGTGGAAGAGCGCTGGCAGCGCTGCCGGAGCCGCGCCACGCGCTGAGTGGGGCAGGGGCCGAACGGCGCTGTCAGGGCGATGAGGGCCAGGGCAAGGTATGGCAATTGGCCAGACTATTGCCCTACCATGGGGAGATGAAGCGGCCTTACGCCGTACGGTTCTGGTGTAGTCCCCTAGAGGTCCAGATGACCGATATCCCCGGCTCGCGGTTGACGCTTATCGTCGACCAGCCCACCCCCTCAGCCCGCCATCGGCTGCCGCCCCGCGAACAGGCCAAGGCCCTGCGCCTGCTGCGCACCCTGGGCCTCGAAGCCAATACCCCGCCCGAGCTGGTGCTGGCCTGGCTGGAACGCCGCGATGGCGGCTGCTCGCTACCGGAAGCGGCGCGCCAGATCGGCCTGGGCAACTGGCTGGGGATCACCACCAGCCTGGCCGACCTCACGCAGAACCTGGCGCGCTTCGAGGCGGCCTATGCCCTGGACAACGTGCTCGACTCCCTGACCACCCTGGTCGAGCAATCACCGCCCGAGTCCCGCTAGCGGCTAGAGTCCGGCGCCGCGGATGTTGACGTAGAGGCTATAGAGCGAGTGGGAGCCGGCCATGAACAGCCGGTTGCCTTCCGGGCCACCAAAGCAGAGGTTGGGGCAGCGTTCCGGCAGATGGATATGCCCCAGTGCCTTGCCGCTGGGATCGAACACCCGCACGCCATCGAGCACCTCGGGCTTGGCCGCCGGGGCGCCGCTGCTACCCCAGCCGCACCAGAGATTGCCCGCCACGTCGCACTTGATGCCATCCAGGGCGCCGAACTCCAGCGCCTCGATGTGCTTGCGGCGCTCGCCCAGGCTGCCGTCGTCCTTGACGGTATAGGCCCATACCAGGCGATTGGGCTTGGCGCGGCCCTCGACCACATAGAGCAGCTTTTCGTCCGGCGAGAAGGCCAGGCCATTGGGGCCGTTGAGGTCGCCGATCACCCGGGTGACCGCCAGACTCTCGCCGTCGATGCGATAGACCCCGTCGGGTTGCTCGGTCTTCACGCGATGGCCCTCGTAATCGCTGTTCGCCTGGAACGGCGGATCGCTGAACCAGATGGAGCCATCCCGCTTGACCACCACGTCGTTGGGGGAGTTGAACGGCTTGCCCTCGAAGCCATCGGCCAGCACCGTGATGCGGCCATCGTGCTCGGTGCGGGTGACCCGCCGGCCCTGGCCGTGGGTGGTGGAACCTTCGCAGGCGATCAGTCGGCCCTGACGGTCGCGGGTCAGGCCATTGGAGAAATTCGACTGGGCGCGATAGGTGTCCAGCCGACCGCTGACCTCATCCCAGCGGATGATGCGGTTGTTGGGGATGTCGCTCATCAGCAGGTAGTTGCCGTCGCCGATCCAGACTGGCCCCTCGGCCCAGCGCAGACCGGTGGCCAGACGCTCGACGCTGGCATTGAAGAGGCGCAGTTCCAGGAAGCGGTCATCAAGGATCTCGATGAGCGGATCGGGATAGCGTTGGCTTAGGGGTTCGGCGGCACGGGCGAGGCTGGGCAGCGTGAGGGCGGCGCCGCAGACCAGGCCGCCCTGGAGCAGCCGGCGACGTGACAATGGCCGAGTGAGACCCGGATGGGAGTCGTGCATGAGGCAGGTCCTTGCTTGTTATTGTTGGACGAGACGATACGCATCAGCCCGGCGAGCCAGGTTGATCGTACGACATCATATGTCTTGTGGTGGGTCGCGCCAACCCGGGTGCTGACCTAGTCGGCGTCCAGCACCAGGCAGGTACGGCCACGGCCCTCGCGCTTGGCCTGATAGAGACGGCGATCGGCTTCGTGCAGGAAACCTTCGAGGTCGTTGGCGAGGCCACTGAAGACGCCCGCACTGAACGACAGCGGTGGCGCGCCGGGGGCATAGGTCTGGGCGTGGCAGTAACGCCGCAACAGATCCAGTGCCTGCAGCAACTGCTCCGGCGGCATCCGGCTGACCAGGGCGAATTCCTCGCCACCCAGGCGACCGGTCAGGTCCTGGGGCAGGGTGCGCGCCAGGGCCTGGGCGAACACCACCAGGGCGCTGTCGCCACTGGCATGACCGTATTCGTCGTTGATGCGCTTGAAGTGATCCAGGTCGAGCATGGCGACGCTGAGCGACCGCCCCTCGCGCTCGGCCTGGCGAAACCAGTCCCGGGCCTGATCCTGGAAGGCGCGGCGATTGCGCAGGCCGGTGAGGGAATCGTACTGGGCGGCATGGGTCAGGGCGCGCATGAGATCCCGACGCTCCAGGGTCGAGACCACCCGGCAGTTGAGCTCCTCGGGGCAGAAGGGTTTGCGCAGGAAGTCGTCGGCGCCCTGCTTGATGAACTTGGCGCTGAGCGACCCCTTCTCGTCCGCTGACAGCCCGATGATGCTGAGATCGTGACGCCGTAGCTTCTGGCGCAGCAGCTGCACCAGTTCGAAACCGCTGATGCCGGGCATGCTGTGGTCCACCACCAGCAGGTCGATGTCCGGCTGCTCCTGCAGCAGGCGCAGGGCCTCGTTGCCATCGCAGGCATCCAGCAACTGGTAGCGGTGGGGCGTCAGCACGTGGCGGATGTAGTTGCGGGTGGCGTCGGAATCCTCGGCGATCAGGATCTTCACCGCGGTATTGCTATCCAGCCGGCGCAGCAGGCGGAAGGCGAATTCGTAGGAGTACTGGCTCTCCTTGAGCACATAGTCGACCACGCCCTTGGTCAAGAGGTCGTCGCGCCGACGTTCGTCGTAGGAGCCGCTCAGGACGATGCAGGGCAGCCGATAGCGCAGCACCAGGTCAACGCTTTCGCCATTGGCGGCGTCGGGCAGGTTGAGATCCACCAGGGCGGCGAAGAAGAGGTTGGCCGAGGTCTCCAGCATCAGCTCGGCTTCGGCCAGGGTGGCGCAGAACACCGGCTCGAATTCGCGCTGCTGCCGAAAGAGGTGCGCCAGGATCTTGAGGACCATGGGGCTGTCTTCGATGACCAGGATGGAACGCACCGGTAACTCCTGCAGGGCAAAGGTCGGCCGAGAGCGGGTCTGGCGTCAGGTGAAGCGATGATTCGCCTAGGCGTATCGGCCGAAGGATCGGCGACTTGAATGGCCGCCGATCCTTCGATTCAGCTGTCCTGCTGGCCTTCGAGTTGGCGCTGCCGGGGCAGGCGCAGGGCGTCGTCGCGCGGTAGCGGGCGACTCAGCAGGTTGCCCTGCACCTTGTCCACCTGCAAGGCCTTGAGGGTCGCCAGTTCGGCGAGGGTTTCCACGCCCTCGGCGATCACTTCCTTACGCGTCTCGCGGGCGAAGGCGATGATGGCCGAGGCCAGCGCCCGGCGTTCGGCGTCGCTGTCGATGTCACGGACCAGGCTCATGTCCAGCTTGATCATGTCCGGGCGCAGCTTGAGGATGTGCCTCAGGCTCGAATAACCGGCGCCGGCATCGTCGATGGCCAGGCGCACGCCCTGCGCCCGCAAGGGTCGCAACTGGGCGTGGAGGGCGTCGTAGTCGTTCACCTCGGCGTGCTCGGTGATCTCCAGCACCAGCCGTCCCGGCGGATTGCCAGCCAGCAGCACGGGCAGGCGGCCGGCCAGGATGGTCTGCGGTGAACAGTTCATGGTCAG includes these proteins:
- a CDS encoding diguanylate cyclase, with amino-acid sequence MRSILVIEDSPMVLKILAHLFRQQREFEPVFCATLAEAELMLETSANLFFAALVDLNLPDAANGESVDLVLRYRLPCIVLSGSYDERRRDDLLTKGVVDYVLKESQYSYEFAFRLLRRLDSNTAVKILIAEDSDATRNYIRHVLTPHRYQLLDACDGNEALRLLQEQPDIDLLVVDHSMPGISGFELVQLLRQKLRRHDLSIIGLSADEKGSLSAKFIKQGADDFLRKPFCPEELNCRVVSTLERRDLMRALTHAAQYDSLTGLRNRRAFQDQARDWFRQAEREGRSLSVAMLDLDHFKRINDEYGHASGDSALVVFAQALARTLPQDLTGRLGGEEFALVSRMPPEQLLQALDLLRRYCHAQTYAPGAPPLSFSAGVFSGLANDLEGFLHEADRRLYQAKREGRGRTCLVLDAD
- a CDS encoding SMP-30/gluconolactonase/LRE family protein, which produces MHDSHPGLTRPLSRRRLLQGGLVCGAALTLPSLARAAEPLSQRYPDPLIEILDDRFLELRLFNASVERLATGLRWAEGPVWIGDGNYLLMSDIPNNRIIRWDEVSGRLDTYRAQSNFSNGLTRDRQGRLIACEGSTTHGQGRRVTRTEHDGRITVLADGFEGKPFNSPNDVVVKRDGSIWFSDPPFQANSDYEGHRVKTEQPDGVYRIDGESLAVTRVIGDLNGPNGLAFSPDEKLLYVVEGRAKPNRLVWAYTVKDDGSLGERRKHIEALEFGALDGIKCDVAGNLWCGWGSSGAPAAKPEVLDGVRVFDPSGKALGHIHLPERCPNLCFGGPEGNRLFMAGSHSLYSLYVNIRGAGL
- a CDS encoding DUF1615 domain-containing protein, with protein sequence MSSALVLPAIVLPTWSRLRGWTALAGALVLAGCSLTPTSQGPTRSPAEVRAELLRLLPANVSDRQGWASDIQTAFSAQELDPSTDNLCAVLAVAEQESTYQVDPPVPGLGRIAREEIDRRAARAYVPQLLVRTALNLQSPSGKTYAQRLDGARTERELSLIFEDFIAMVPLGSQLFGRFNPVRTGGPMQVSIDFAEAHARDYPYDREGSIRHEVFSRRGGLYFGTAHLLGYPADYPTPLYRFADFNAGWYASRNAAFQSAVSRASGVKLALDGDLVVPGSRTQGETERAVNRLAPALGMSDIAIRHDLEAGNSEDFAKTDLYAKVYALAERKAGRSLPRAVLPGITLESPKITRTLTTAWFAQRVEERWQRCRSRATR
- a CDS encoding YeeE/YedE family protein, which gives rise to MQQTSTLSSPRLPWAALWAALLLALSMVFVGQAAGSRQALLLLLGGALGLTLYHAAFGFTSAWRVFIRDRRGAGLRAQMVMLALAVLLFFPALGAGSLFGEAVRGNVSPLSTSVVVGAFLFGIGMQLGGGCASGTLFTAGGGNARMLVTLLFFVIGSLVATHHLGWWFALPSLPPTSLVTSLGVLPGILVSLALFALIAWTTVVLERRRHGSLEVTVPGEHQGAARLLRGSWPLVWGAIALAVLNFITLALAGRPWGVTSAFALWGAKGAGLLGLDVSGWAFWQQPANARALAEPFWFDITSVMNLGIMLGALAAAGLAGRFAPSLRIPARSLIAAVLGGLLLGYGARLAYGCNIGAYFSGIASGSLHGWLWLVAAFAGNSLGVRLRPFFFPGERRVERLTGC